The Sporosarcina sp. Te-1 DNA window ATCACCACAATCTTTACATACTAGTTTCCCATCAATAGCACACCAATTAAATAGTTCTGCCGAATAACTATCTTGACAGTTCGGACATGTAATCGTATTAATCAACTTAGTATTTCTAATTACCGTCGGAGTAAGATTAATATTTATACTTAATTTGTCCGCCAAATTTTTCAATATGGGACTCATAGTCGATAAGCCATCATTGGTTAATCTCTTCAAGTGTTCAAATAGGTATTCAAACTTTTCATTCAACTCTATAATCTCGTCACCGATAAGTAATTCACCATCGTGAAAATTATCACTTTTTAGTGCTAAGATTTGCTTATTTTTAAAATCATATTCACTAAGAATATGCCAATAAAACTTCATTTTAAGTTCATCTATTTCTTTAGTATCACTGCTATAAAACCTCTCAACTTTCAATAAATCTTCAATCTCTAACGTTGCCATTTTTTCTTTTTGTATAGGTACTCTAATTCTGTCTTTGTTCGTTGCTCTATCTTTGAAGTATCTCTCTATTTTTTCTTTAGATGGAAATCCCTCAAATCGCTCCACATCTACAAGCCCCATTAAATATAAATACTTGAATAATGTGTTAGAAAACCTTTTAACTCCATCATTTAGAACAATGTTATTTTGAATATTTACGTAGTCATCATACTTAAGGTCAGTAAAGTGTTTATCAATCTTCTTAAAGACATGCTTATTAATAGCGGTAAACACTGTATTAAATGAATCTTTAGCATAAAACATTTCTGCAAATGACTTCAAAAATTCTTCATTACTTAGCATTTTTAATTCCTCTTTCGAAATCACTAATAAATCCATCTAACCACTCCTTTTAGTATGCACTACAATTTTATCGTAATATACATTCAATAGAACTTCAATCCTATGAAATCCAAGAAGCACATCGTAAATTCGATGTGCTAGCCAAAAATGATAGATTTTATGACTGTGCTTGGTTTACAGTTGCTCTATATCATTATGATTTGACACATGCGTTGAATATCTATCGATGAGCCCCCCTTACGAACCTAACAAATCCCCTACAATCGACCTACTGCATTGATACAATACTTTTGGCTGCCCACGATTCATCGTTGCTCTAAGTCAACGTATATGACGCACACAGGGGCTATTAATATCGGAAAGAGTTGTCCCTATTAAATTTCTTTTGGTAATAAGAAATCATATATGATGTGGCTATGCTCGATATAAAGTTTCTCTATATCGTCACGACACACTTATACAGCCTCATTCATCACTCTAATCAAGATGACCTACATAACCCCCAATCAACGCTCATAGGCTCGGTAAACGCTTAAAAGAGCTTATGGATTAGAACTGACAACAGACAAGCTACTCAAGTTCCGTATAAATGATACTCTAATCATGTTAGGGCTGTTCTGACTTGAAAAAGAAAAGCACACTAATTAATGGTGTGCTAACTGTTCTTGATTAAATTCTACCTGTCCATAGTTACCAAAACCTGAAGGCTTAGGCTTGCTAATAAAAGCACTTCGAACCATTGCTTCGTATTCTTCATCTGTTAGGTTAACTGTCAATTCAGCCTCATGCTCAGCTACTAGAAGTGTGTACTCATCAGGATAATCCTTATATCTCTGTCTGATACGTTCTACTCTAGTTTCAATTAATCCTAACTCTTCCTTGCTCCAAGCTTCATAATCTCCATCAGGATTAATGAGTTCTAGAAATTTCAACATAGCTAAGCGATGAAATTCATTGGCATATGAAACACCAGAGTTATAAGTATCTCGTTGTTTGCCTTGTTTCGTTCTATTTTTGATTAACTTGAAGAAACGGTTCTGATAGAGCATTGATATTTCTTCAGCAGACAAAGTATTAGGTAGAGTTTCACTTCCCTTACTTATATTTATAGACATATTGGAAAACCATTTTGTAACCCCTTCTGTCAACTCAATTATTCGCTTGGCTTCTCGTCTTAATTCTATATACAAACTTGGTAGATTCGTAAGAAAAAAAGCTCTCTTGTAATCACTATACTTTACTCCATTTGCTTCAATAAACCACTTCTCTAGTTCACATAGCTTCTCAAATTTAGACTTTGAAATTTCTACTGATGTATGTTCTCCCTTGAAAGTAGCCATATAGACAGTAGTTATATTAATATAACCTTCTTTCTTAAGAGCTTTGAGTAATGTATCAATATCACTACTGACTTGAACTTCAAAACTATCAACTAATTTCTTAGAAATAGTTTTGATTTTATCTTTCGGAACTGAAGTTCCATCAAAAACTTCATATAAGGATTTAGTTAGATTCTGTTTTGCAGCACCAATTGTTGGGACAAATACAATTTCATTTGATAGTTTCGCTAAATATGTGTTATCTAGTTTTCCCTTAGCACTTAA harbors:
- a CDS encoding DUF3883 domain-containing protein, with product MDLLVISKEELKMLSNEEFLKSFAEMFYAKDSFNTVFTAINKHVFKKIDKHFTDLKYDDYVNIQNNIVLNDGVKRFSNTLFKYLYLMGLVDVERFEGFPSKEKIERYFKDRATNKDRIRVPIQKEKMATLEIEDLLKVERFYSSDTKEIDELKMKFYWHILSEYDFKNKQILALKSDNFHDGELLIGDEIIELNEKFEYLFEHLKRLTNDGLSTMSPILKNLADKLSININLTPTVIRNTKLINTITCPNCQDSYSAELFNWCAIDGKLVCKDCGDTLKKIFTYQQLTNSPIEKVDNKQVYSNLEKNYEDEKKDIIKKGVDFRRLQEIMDEIGKLGEEYVYKVEYKKLIDKPFANLIDKTKADNPKNGYDILSYDLEGNEIFIEVKATSTLRDEFYISQNELETAEKLLKSGKKHYVYFVKDILSENPILTIIDNILNDDRFNKVGLNWKMTKEH